Proteins from a single region of Paenibacillus sp. BIHB 4019:
- a CDS encoding sulfite exporter TauE/SafE family protein: MEIEINMFLIIGIFIVLIAGFVQGLTSFGFALVTMPFLVKMIPLQEVVPIVVILSLCTNIIVLLNSWQHVAIRKIWILILSSLLAAPLGTLLLVYLSADLLKGFTGILIIAFAVLLLSGKSFPIRNDKMAFIPIGMTSGLLNGSISLSGPPVALFLSNQGYSKNEFRANITVYGVILNMITIGTFFYSGLMTPKVMMYTSLFVPSVLIGVFIGIIAIKRLDDQLFKKLTLWLIILSGVWTILGSLKLV, from the coding sequence ATGGAAATTGAAATCAATATGTTTCTCATCATAGGCATTTTTATCGTGCTGATAGCGGGGTTTGTTCAAGGGTTAACCAGCTTCGGTTTCGCGTTAGTGACTATGCCTTTTTTGGTGAAAATGATTCCGCTGCAAGAGGTCGTTCCGATCGTTGTCATCCTCAGTCTATGCACAAATATTATCGTACTCCTCAATAGCTGGCAGCATGTCGCTATTCGAAAAATATGGATATTAATCTTATCGAGCCTATTGGCTGCGCCACTAGGAACCTTGTTGCTCGTTTATCTCAGTGCAGACCTTCTTAAGGGCTTCACGGGAATATTAATTATTGCTTTTGCCGTCTTATTGTTATCAGGGAAATCCTTCCCCATTCGTAATGATAAAATGGCTTTTATACCGATCGGCATGACAAGTGGCTTATTAAATGGAAGCATCTCGCTCAGCGGCCCTCCAGTTGCGCTGTTTTTGTCCAATCAGGGATACAGCAAAAATGAATTTAGAGCCAACATAACCGTTTATGGCGTTATTTTAAACATGATTACAATAGGTACATTTTTTTATAGCGGCCTAATGACACCAAAAGTGATGATGTACACATCGCTATTTGTTCCAAGCGTGTTGATCGGCGTTTTTATTGGCATTATAGCAATCAAAAGGTTAGACGACCAGCTGTTTAAAAAGCTGACCTTGTGGCTCATCATCCTCTCAGGGGTGTGGACGATTCTGGGTTCGCTGAAGCTCGTGTAG
- a CDS encoding sugar kinase, protein MSKMAAFGEVMMRLETPGYSTLAQENQLKYSFSGSGVNVLSAMSRFGHEAYLISALPDNALGEAAVANLRKLGLSTRHIMRSGQYMGMYFLEKGFGARASKVTYTDRLGSSFNTASFSDEQLAAAVAEVDVIHFCGITLAMNDQVRSSMMRLAREAKRQGRKIVFDCNYRPTLWGKDGYERAKPHYEQLLELADVVMMNEKDAMFVLGMQAAALEREQQLKELLPAVAKQYDIETIAGTHRRINGDNTHSLKGFIFSKERLIMGREHSFSVHDRVGAGDAYASGIIDGLLRGLPLEQVVEFAAAAARLAHTIQGDTPLSTREDIEKAVHNETGDVER, encoded by the coding sequence ATGAGTAAAATGGCTGCGTTCGGCGAGGTCATGATGCGGCTTGAAACGCCTGGCTACAGTACGCTTGCGCAGGAAAATCAGCTGAAATATTCCTTCTCGGGCAGCGGTGTCAATGTGTTATCGGCTATGTCCCGGTTTGGCCATGAGGCATATCTCATTTCGGCCTTGCCTGACAATGCGCTGGGAGAGGCGGCCGTAGCCAATTTGCGCAAGCTGGGATTATCGACCCGCCATATTATGCGTTCAGGACAGTATATGGGCATGTACTTCTTGGAGAAGGGGTTTGGCGCAAGGGCAAGCAAGGTAACGTATACGGACCGATTGGGCAGCAGCTTCAATACGGCTTCATTTAGCGATGAGCAGTTGGCGGCAGCCGTTGCAGAGGTGGACGTCATCCATTTTTGCGGCATTACGCTGGCGATGAACGATCAGGTGCGCAGCAGCATGATGCGTCTTGCTCGGGAAGCCAAGCGACAGGGGCGGAAAATTGTATTTGATTGCAATTATCGGCCGACGCTGTGGGGGAAGGATGGCTATGAGCGCGCAAAACCTCATTACGAGCAGCTGCTTGAGCTTGCGGATGTGGTGATGATGAACGAAAAGGACGCCATGTTTGTGCTTGGCATGCAGGCAGCTGCGCTCGAGCGGGAGCAGCAGTTGAAGGAGTTGCTTCCGGCCGTGGCGAAACAATATGATATTGAGACTATAGCGGGCACTCATCGCCGCATTAACGGGGACAATACGCATTCGCTAAAGGGATTTATATTCAGCAAGGAGCGTCTTATTATGGGCAGAGAGCACAGCTTTTCTGTTCATGATCGCGTAGGTGCGGGCGATGCTTATGCCAGCGGTATTATAGACGGCCTGCTGCGCGGGCTTCCTTTGGAGCAGGTAGTTGAATTTGCGGCTGCTGCTGCAAGGCTGGCCCATACGATTCAGGGAGATACGCCGCTGTCGACGCGCGAGGATATTGAGAAGGCTGTCCATAACGAGACAGGTGATGTGGAAAGGTAG
- a CDS encoding GntR family transcriptional regulator — MSISRKKGPLYLQIKKIIKDRILHGVYPLGTNIPAEPQLEQEFQVSKMTVRNAIRELSTEGYVEKKSGVGTIVLRNTSPSKLSKGKRFTELLVEQGHRMEKRLLGAGMVHTQADSELLELFGESCQRIDRLYLLDEQPYIHFQHYITPGVGLMQAENVEGALFSSLYEWLEEKKIALESFHDRFLVEAAAAESAAILGLAPGTPVLKRLRRSHDSEGNLIEYSIGIYNTQLHPYLVSYDA; from the coding sequence GTGTCCATTTCGCGAAAAAAGGGTCCGCTCTATTTGCAAATTAAAAAAATTATAAAAGATCGGATCTTGCACGGCGTGTACCCGCTTGGGACTAACATCCCTGCGGAGCCGCAGTTGGAGCAGGAGTTTCAGGTAAGCAAGATGACGGTGCGCAATGCGATTCGCGAGCTGTCCACCGAAGGCTATGTTGAAAAAAAGAGCGGGGTAGGCACAATTGTGCTGCGCAATACGTCGCCCTCCAAATTATCCAAGGGCAAGCGCTTCACAGAGCTGCTGGTGGAGCAAGGGCATCGCATGGAGAAACGGCTGCTCGGAGCAGGGATGGTTCATACGCAGGCAGATTCTGAACTGCTGGAGCTGTTCGGCGAGAGCTGTCAGCGTATTGACCGGCTGTATTTGCTGGATGAGCAGCCGTATATTCATTTTCAGCATTACATTACGCCAGGCGTAGGACTGATGCAGGCCGAAAATGTTGAAGGCGCCTTATTCTCTTCCTTATATGAATGGCTGGAGGAGAAAAAAATCGCGCTGGAGAGCTTCCATGATCGCTTCCTAGTAGAAGCGGCAGCGGCAGAGAGCGCCGCCATTCTCGGGCTGGCTCCGGGAACGCCTGTGCTCAAGCGGCTGCGGCGCTCTCATGATAGCGAAGGCAACCTCATCGAATACAGCATCGGAATTTACAACACTCAGCTGCATCCTTATTTGGTCAGCTACGACGCTTGA